The following nucleotide sequence is from Vibrio sp. SCSIO 43136.
CTCGGTACTCGGTACTCGGTACTCGGTACTCGGTACTCGGTACTCGGTACGAGATTTTGTAGGGGCAAGCAAGGAGTGCAAGAGAATAGTTCAGTTATCTTGAGCTTTGTTTAACCTTCGGACGAGAAGCTGATATCACCGTTTCTCTTCGGGCACGCCCATCACCCACGATGAGCTTCTTGGTTTGGGCTTAGGAAAAGTTAATTAAAGTCGGAGATTCAGGTTTATGCGAGATATAGTTTGAGTTTTGACCTGTTCAAAACAGACATGCTCGTCCGTTTTTGCCAGTGGATATGGTAGGAGAACTAATTGGCTAACGCATAAAAAAAAGGGGGGCATCCCTCTATGCCCCCAAAAAAGTGTAGCTGCTAAACAATGGACAAAAATGGCTTACTTCATCACTCGCTTCTTAGCGCGATTCCAGCGAGCGTCTAGCTTAGCTAGTGCTTTTTCGAAATCTTTTGATGTGATGATGTCTTGAATGTAACCACCTGAGTAGAAATCAATCTTCGAACGGTTGGTGACTTCAATGAAGGTTGAAGAGCTTACTGGTGTTTGGATCACAGTTGGCTCGTAGCTCATGAACTCGTTAAGCTGAGGCAGCGATGGTTGCTTGGATTTCAGTGTTGGGATGAAACCTGCAACTTCGTCGAAATCAGAGCCTTCAATTAGGTATTTCAGGTAAGCTTTGGCTGTTTCTTTGTTGTCTGAGTGCTTACTAACTGCATAGCCCCAGTCATGGTTCATCTGAGCTTTTAGCTGGCCAGAGTCGTCCGAAGGAATTGGCATGAAACCAATGTTATCTGGCGCTGCGCCACGTTCGATAACTTGTGGGATCACCCAGTTGCCTAGGTAGTACATGCCCGCTTTACCGCTAGCAATCGATGCTTTTGAATCTTCCCAAGAGTTAGTGATCAAGTCTTTCTCTGTGTAACCGTTGTCGATAAGACGCTTGAGCACATTCAATGACTGGTTGTATGCCGTATCACCCGAGAATGGTTTATCTTGAGTAAGCATCTTCTCGTAAACACCGTCGTTGCCTTCAACCACTAGCGGGAACTTATCCCACTGTTGCAGTGGCCACTGGGCACCAAAGTTTACATATACTGGGATCTGACCCTGCGCTTTAATTTTATCTGCTGCTTCAAAGAAACCCGATAGCGTTTGGATTGGCACCTCAACACCTGCATTTTTCAATACGTCTTTGTTGTAGACCAAACCTTCTACCGAGTTACCCATGGAAACACCGTAAGATTTGCCGTCGTTTTCCCACGCATCGAAGAAGTACACTTCTTCATCTGAGTATATGTCGTTCAACGGCTCGTAGAAATTGGAGTATTGCTCAGAAGGTACCGAAGGCAAGATAAGCACTAGGTCACCGTAATCGCCAGTATTCATACGTGGACGCAAGCCACCTTGGTAATCGGCAAAAGCGACAACTTTTACGCTATCCACATTAGGGTATAGTTTTTTGAACTCTTGCTCGTAGCGGTCATAAACACCCGCTTCTACTAAGTCAGTTCGGTTGGTGTAAAAGGTGATATCCCCTTTTACTAGATCTTTATTAATGCCATCGGTGACACCAGCTTGCGCCATCGTGCTCAG
It contains:
- a CDS encoding ABC transporter substrate-binding protein, encoding MKTFVPTLSKALLAGSVLLGLSTMAQAGVTDGINKDLVKGDITFYTNRTDLVEAGVYDRYEQEFKKLYPNVDSVKVVAFADYQGGLRPRMNTGDYGDLVLILPSVPSEQYSNFYEPLNDIYSDEEVYFFDAWENDGKSYGVSMGNSVEGLVYNKDVLKNAGVEVPIQTLSGFFEAADKIKAQGQIPVYVNFGAQWPLQQWDKFPLVVEGNDGVYEKMLTQDKPFSGDTAYNQSLNVLKRLIDNGYTEKDLITNSWEDSKASIASGKAGMYYLGNWVIPQVIERGAAPDNIGFMPIPSDDSGQLKAQMNHDWGYAVSKHSDNKETAKAYLKYLIEGSDFDEVAGFIPTLKSKQPSLPQLNEFMSYEPTVIQTPVSSSTFIEVTNRSKIDFYSGGYIQDIITSKDFEKALAKLDARWNRAKKRVMK